One genomic segment of Arthrobacter sp. Marseille-P9274 includes these proteins:
- a CDS encoding SAF domain-containing protein translates to MVGILLVLVSVAAVTALLGSADKTVPMLAARDDIGVGEPVRAEDLSVVEVRLGSVESAYLRAQDELPQGAIATALLRSGELIPASALGSPDLLDRKPVGLTIDSPLPEGARAGSRVDVWVAMPDGRNGFSQPELLLEAAEVSELSEASSALGATESERLHVLVTDEKMPGLLNALSNGAKINVVLNPGRSS, encoded by the coding sequence ATGGTGGGAATCTTGCTGGTGCTGGTATCCGTGGCGGCAGTCACGGCACTGCTCGGCAGCGCAGACAAGACCGTGCCGATGCTGGCGGCCAGGGACGACATAGGAGTCGGCGAGCCGGTCCGCGCGGAGGACCTGTCCGTCGTTGAGGTTCGCCTCGGCAGCGTGGAAAGCGCCTATCTGCGTGCCCAGGACGAACTTCCGCAGGGCGCCATCGCAACGGCCCTGCTCCGGAGCGGTGAACTGATCCCGGCGTCCGCACTCGGTTCCCCGGATCTGCTGGACCGCAAGCCGGTGGGCCTGACGATCGACAGTCCGCTTCCCGAAGGGGCCCGGGCCGGCTCCCGCGTGGACGTGTGGGTAGCAATGCCGGACGGCCGCAATGGGTTCAGCCAACCGGAATTGCTGCTGGAGGCCGCCGAGGTTTCGGAGCTCAGCGAGGCGTCGTCGGCCCTCGGCGCAACCGAATCGGAGCGACTGCATGTGCTGGTCACCGATGAGAAGATGCCCGGCCTGCTCAATGCCCTGTCCAACGGGGCCAAGATCAACGTGGTCCTCAACCCGGGCCGTTCATCATGA
- a CDS encoding helix-turn-helix domain-containing protein, protein MSRFLTLTDIAEILQISSSQAYALVRSGELPAIQIGGRGQWRVEQSMLDEYIKEKYAETRRLVEEAKAEHKR, encoded by the coding sequence ATGTCGCGGTTCCTGACTTTGACCGATATCGCCGAGATTCTCCAGATCTCGTCTTCGCAGGCGTATGCGCTGGTGCGAAGCGGCGAGCTGCCCGCCATCCAGATCGGCGGCCGGGGCCAGTGGCGCGTCGAGCAGTCCATGCTGGACGAGTACATCAAGGAAAAGTACGCGGAAACCCGCCGCCTCGTCGAGGAAGCCAAGGCCGAGCACAAGCGATAG
- a CDS encoding P-loop NTPase, with amino-acid sequence MTIPVIAFGQPEQDIVGGLERLHGPVTVVRRCTDMAELLATAQTGLARAVIIAGGSSVLGISLLERLHSTDVAVVVLTDDDAEQHRLDGLGVAHGALLLEPERIADLVTAAVASLGDPGRRNLAASYADPAEALAPAVEVSEPDEPPAAAGAVTAVWGPAGAPGRTTLAVNLAAEMAAAGKRVTLVDADTYGASVAVFLGLMDESAALAQACRLADQGLLDDASLERISVKLAVQGAPLLVLTGITRTERWTELRPGALGTVIDLARKHADHVVIDCGFCLESDEELSFDTMAPRRNGAALRCLELADTVYAIGTADAVGVPRLVRALNDLEQAVPTAAPQIILNKVRASSVGPAPEDQLGQAWERFGPSMEVKAFLPADFAAADAALLTGSVLLESAPDSTLRLAIATLAGRDVPTRRGRGRAKVKF; translated from the coding sequence ATGACGATCCCGGTCATCGCCTTTGGGCAGCCAGAGCAGGACATCGTGGGCGGCCTCGAAAGACTGCACGGTCCCGTAACCGTCGTCCGGCGGTGCACCGACATGGCCGAGCTCCTGGCCACGGCGCAGACCGGTCTGGCCCGCGCCGTGATTATCGCCGGCGGAAGCTCCGTCCTGGGCATCAGCCTGCTCGAACGGCTGCACAGCACCGATGTCGCCGTCGTTGTCTTGACCGACGACGACGCCGAACAGCACCGGCTCGATGGCTTGGGTGTCGCGCACGGGGCATTGTTGTTGGAGCCGGAACGAATCGCCGATCTCGTCACAGCTGCCGTGGCTTCGCTCGGCGATCCGGGGCGCCGGAACCTGGCCGCCAGTTACGCGGATCCGGCGGAAGCCCTCGCTCCGGCGGTAGAGGTCAGCGAGCCGGACGAGCCTCCCGCCGCGGCCGGAGCAGTCACTGCGGTATGGGGACCTGCGGGAGCACCTGGCCGCACGACCCTGGCCGTCAACCTGGCTGCCGAAATGGCGGCAGCGGGAAAGCGGGTGACGCTGGTCGACGCGGATACCTACGGCGCCAGCGTGGCCGTGTTCCTGGGGCTCATGGACGAATCCGCGGCACTGGCCCAGGCCTGCCGCTTGGCCGATCAGGGACTGCTCGACGATGCATCGCTCGAACGGATCAGCGTCAAACTCGCCGTCCAGGGCGCGCCCCTACTGGTCCTGACCGGTATCACCCGGACCGAGCGGTGGACGGAGCTGCGGCCCGGGGCCCTCGGAACTGTGATCGACTTGGCCCGGAAGCACGCGGACCACGTAGTGATCGATTGCGGCTTCTGCCTGGAGTCGGACGAAGAACTCAGCTTTGACACGATGGCGCCGCGCCGAAATGGTGCGGCCCTGCGCTGCCTGGAGCTGGCTGACACCGTCTACGCCATAGGAACAGCGGACGCCGTCGGCGTTCCGCGGCTGGTCCGCGCGCTGAACGATCTGGAGCAGGCCGTGCCGACCGCCGCGCCGCAGATCATCCTGAACAAGGTGAGGGCATCGTCCGTCGGGCCTGCGCCGGAGGACCAGCTGGGGCAGGCATGGGAGCGCTTCGGGCCTTCGATGGAAGTAAAGGCCTTCCTCCCGGCGGACTTCGCGGCAGCCGATGCGGCGCTGCTGACCGGTTCGGTGCTGCTGGAGAGCGCTCCCGATTCGACCCTGCGGCTGGCCATCGCGACGTTGGCAGGGAGGGACGTCCCGACGCGGAGGGGGCGGGGGAGAGCCAAAGTGAAGTTTTAA